One genomic region from Colletes latitarsis isolate SP2378_abdomen chromosome 10, iyColLati1, whole genome shotgun sequence encodes:
- the LOC143346290 gene encoding uncharacterized protein LOC143346290, whose translation MQKSQTANQTWSFHTSDSGNSNNLWPELCQMNQVKCSVRKKEPTDTEEKIMNLDDSEYPELSSSIIGNKNCLTLKKQYLSKSTIEIFTPIQLNMEPKRPKRFKRTDKICINLQEALQDTRCTNKINNRALPKFRINIYKGIPGITSSNIVDKNKICNLKKVRICISKDKKPSKLKRIILLNRDIRAHINMQKREAFEREKMQAICQDVDSINFNALKITADPEIDLNYVKRMCTMTLYGKDYGSRNVEHIPESSVYHRPDVIKKLNNLCIQGKCMSNKVVENSNAQTTYQICDDIVENVIKRTFSLDIKEDIKQDIKQEIKDEPMSNTESDITNFVIHSRNFREYCTNMLTPSLTNSLEILLREIKRLQKRLHEKNPNKSRYKRRYYAGLKEVRKHVELKKVKFVIIAPDLEKVELEGGLDDQVDKLLEACRMQNVIYCFALGRRKLGYYSHGKGLVGCIGVANYSGAEELFKNVLRELLHARNAFKQLSGARNAIIDLSKLISDDYLLSENITTLINVLSPNYIHCNVHS comes from the exons ATGCAAAAATCACAGACTGCTAACCAGACGTGGTCATTTCA CACAAGTGACAGTGGTAATTCTAATAATTTATGGCCAGAGCTTTGTCAAATGAATCAGGTCAAATGTTCTGTACGCAAAAAAGAACCAACAGATACAgaagaaaaaataatgaacttggATGATTCTGAATATCCTGAACTAAGCAGTTCAATCATCGGTAATAAGAATTGTCTAACACTGAAAAAACAATATTTGTCAAAGTCtactattgaaatttttacaccaatacaattaaacatggaaccAAAGAGGCCAAAAAGGTTTAAGAGAACAGATAAAATCTGCATTAACCTTCAAGAAGCTTTGCAG GACACCAGATgcacaaataaaattaataacagaGCATTACCAAAATTCAGAATCAATATTTATAAGGGGATTCCTGGTATAACATCATCAAACATTgtcgacaaaaacaaaatttgCAATTTGAAGAAAGTTAGGATATGTATTTCCAAGGATAAGAAACCCTCAAAgttgaaaagaattattttattaaatcgtgATATCAGAGCAcatataaatatgcaaaaaagAGAGGCTTTTGAACGTGAGAAAATGCAGGCTATTTGCCAAGATGTTGATAGTATTAATTTCAACGCTTTAAAAATTACTGCTGATCCTGAAATAGACCTAAATTATGTTAAACGTATGTGTACAATGACACTGTATGGTAAAGATTATGGATCTAGAAACGTGGAACATATTCCTGAAAGTTCTGTGTATCACAGGCCAGATGTTATCAAGAAGCTAAATAATCTTTGCATTCAAGGAAAATGTATGTCAAATAAAGTTGTTGAAAATAGTAATGCTCAAACTACTTATCAAATATGTGACGATATAGTTGAAAATGTCATAAAACGTACATTTTCCCTTGATATAAAAGAAGATATTAAACAAGATATTAAACAAGAAATTAAAGATGAACCTATGAGTAACACTGAATCAGACATTACAAATTTTGTAATACATTCTCGAAATTTTAGAGA ATACTGTACGAACATGTTAACACCAAGCTTGACCAATAGCCTAGAGATACTtctccgagaaattaaaagacttCAAAAAAGGCTACACGAGAAAAATCCGAACAAATCCAGATATAAACGGCGTTACTATGCCGGTTTGAAGGAAGTCCGGAAACACGTTGaattaaaaaaagttaaatttgtgATTATCGCACCTGACCTTGAGAAAGTTGAACTCGAAG GTGGATTGGACGACCAAGTTGACAAATTGCTCGAAGCGTGCAGGATGCAGAACGTGATTTACTGTTTCGCTCTGGGTAGACGGAAATTAGGATATTATTCTCACGGAAAAGGACTCGTGGGCTGCATCGGTGTCGCAAATTACAGTGGTGCTGAA GAACTTTTCAAAAACGTTTTAAGAGAACTGTTGCACGCCCGGAACGCATTCAAACAACTAAGTGGCGCTAGGAACGCCATCATCGACCTATCGAAATTAATTTCGGACGATTACCTGCTCTCGGAAAATATTACTACTCTTATAAACGTTTTATCGCCTAATTATATACACTGCAACGTACATTCCTAA